Proteins from one Erpetoichthys calabaricus chromosome 11, fErpCal1.3, whole genome shotgun sequence genomic window:
- the atp5mf gene encoding ATP synthase subunit f, mitochondrial, translated as MADKPVTIAQKRLLDVKLAELPTWMTSCDFTPNGILSAMRRGHDRYYNKYINVKKGGIGGISMLLAGYVILSYIWEYDHIKHDRWRKYH; from the exons ATGGCGGACAAACCGG TTACCATTGCTCAGAAGAGGTTGTTAGATGTAAAGCTGGCTGAGCTCCCTACATGGATGACATCTTGTGACTTCACTCCTAATGGGATCCTTTCAGCAATGCGCAGAG GGCATGACCGGTACTACAACAAATACATCAACGTCAAGAAAGGGGGCATTGGTGGAATTTCAATGCTACTTGCTGGTTATGTAATTTTGAGCTATATTTGGGAATATGATCACATCA AACATGATCGCTGGAGGAAATACCACTAG